The genomic DNA TCGAACTTGGATAGATTGTGGTAGAACACGAGAAATTGATTTCTCTATTTGTTCTTTAGCTCGTAGAACTGCGTGTAATTCATAGTATATGGCTCGACTGCAGGCCAGCGGACAAGTGAAACCTCCGACTCCGCATATCACAAAAACTTTCAGATTCAAAGTACCTTGTACTCCAGCACTACAGATCTACCGCAATCTCAAAATGAATTCAAACGTCCTCTTACGCAGATTAACGTCGGCAACACCGACTATCCTATTATCTCGATCCGTCGCAGAAACACCAACAATATCACCATGGCTCAGAAACACACTCCGCCGTGTACGCCATCATTGACCCTCTTGCGAACCAACCCAGTCCCCCAACTAACACCCATCCAACTTAGAACTTCCCCGAAATCCCGTCTCGACTCTTCTCTCAAACCCCAACAATTTTCTCCTCCCCCTTCCGCCTATCCTCCAATAACCCCAACGATACCCACGACTTCGAAGAAGACCTTGACCCCTCAGACCCCCTCTCCCGCTACGCGCAATACAAACCCAAACGCCAATGGCCACCGGACATGACCAAGCTCTCACCGAAACACCAGTTCCGGCTTGAGCGGAAGTACCGCCGGCGCGCAGCGCTGAAGTTCGCGAGGCCGAAGTGGACCAAGGGGACGAAGTTGGTGCAGTGGAGTGTTATTGGATGTAAGTTTGACCCGTATACGATGAGGTTTTTCTGGGATGGATGGCGCTGACGAGGATTAGTTACGCTTGTGTATGCGCTTTTGTTCATGCAGTGGGATGATAAGGGGAGTCCGTTTGATGAGGTGAGTATACTCGTTTCCAAGCATTTATGTGACTGGTGGCATGTGCTGATGGATTCCTCTTTAGCTTCGAGACGTTTTCTTTGCTGGTGTCAAGGCTGTGTTCTCGGCTCCTCCATCCCCGGGTTCTGTCAAGAAAGATAGAGAATAAGCCGTGTGATTGATATTGCTGTCAATAACACTATCCTAGCATAGGGAGTGACTATACTGTACAATTAATAGACCGCACATGAATATGTTCAACCAAGGCCAAACTAGTCCGTAGCCCCGGAAACGAGGGAAATGAGCCCAATTCTCATTCATCAATTCGAAAGACCGATCTGAGCTACAAAATGTATGTATCCAAAAGATAACAAAAGACAAGACAAGAAGCGGAACAATTGCAAAACGAACACTGGAGAAATGCGAAGATCCGTCAGCTTTGAGCCCCGTTGCTCCATTAGATCATTCTCCACGATTGTTATCCAGTCTAAATGCGCCAAAAAAAACACCCGGAATATGCTAACGCCCAATGTcccaaggaatccaatatgTAATGTTATGTTGCAAACGAATGGACAAGAAAGATGAAAGAACGATTGGAATAGTGGGTAATCACTGGAACGCCAAGTCATGACTGCATGGTCGTTTATGATGCATGGAGAGTTTGGCAACCAGACCAAACAAGGAAACGACAGATAAAAAGAgtgaaagaaaggaagataGAAAGAGAGAATAGTCTCAATCAAATATGCAAGTCAAAGCCAATTGTTGATATCGCCCTTGGGCGAAAACCGGCGATTGTCATTGTTGTTGCCAACGGGCAAAGGGAGCGGCAGCTCCAACTGTGGTGGCTTTTCAGCGATAACTCCCTTCTTAGGGCTACCACCAGTAGTTTTGATTGGTGATTTGGACGGTTCTGGTCGAGGTGGTCCCTCGCGGACAAAGGTGTATGGCCATTCATCTTCCATGGCGGCCGATATCCAAGTGCGCAAACAGTCATGAATGGACGAGTAGAATTTCTCTTTGCATGTCCGTAGATTGCCACCCATTACCTTTTCGAAGCCGGAAGCTCGGAACTCGTCGCGCAGATTGTTGCGTTCTTCCTTTGTTGGCATCGATGCAATGAGACCGTTGAGGAGGTCTAGGTGTGCAGCCAGGTAATTGGTGGCATCCCATTCCACTCCACCCACATAGGGCGCTGCTGGGACTGGTGGCCTAGGTACGGGGAAATGACGCTCTCGATAGGCTGAAGTTGTGTCATCGGATTTCACGATCGGGATCACGTTCAAGTGGTGCAGGAAGATCCAGAATACTTCTTTGCTGACGTTTGTTACTTCCTTGCACCAGACTCGGTACGGACGAGATTGGTAGATGTTGGCAATGAAGTTCAAGGGTTGATTCTCTTCGGATGGGGTAGGGTCACGTAAGTAGGACAGAAGCCGTGAAGCACGAGTAGCTGCATCATCGTTGGAGCTGGCGGTGTCAAGCTGCGTAAATAAAAGGTTGATGATGATCTGACGAGTGGTGAACTCGCTTGGTCCCTTTTTCTCCTCGTCAAAGAGCATTTTCAGTAGGGCTGGAAAGAGTTCACCCTCGATATCGGTAAGGTGTTTCAACGCTACAGACGTTGTGCAGAGAGCTTTCATACAGAGCAGGGTCTCGTGTAAGAGATTGTCTTCATGCTCTTCTCTGTTGGAAGGGTCAGTTATGTAAGATGGACACAAAATAAAGCGAGAGAGACGAGCACGTACCTCCATTCCACTTTCATAATGCGGTAAAGCAGTTGAACTATTTCATCCATACCGCCATCCGCAATAAAGGTGTCCACCCAAGTGACCGTCTCGTTCCGTAATAGAAGGCGTAGTTTATGCACCTTTCCTACCTCGACCATTTCTGGCTTCTGGATCTCTCTCAGATAATGCACGAAGTCAGACGGGTCAATGGCAGTATCGTGATTTGTCGTCATGGCAAGCGATGTCACCGAAGTCGTTGGCGTCAAGATATTCGCCAGTGTTGCGGGCTGCGAGAAATCTGCCGACTTGGGACGCCGGTGGGAGCTTCCACTCCCGGATCGTTTCTTTGTCGGCGAGATGCTGCCCTTGAAGCTCCAGCCGCGACTTCTCGATCGCGAGCGAGACTTGCCATCCCGACTTTGGTCGTCtttctgttccttcttgcgaCCTCGGCGACTGCCGTCTGTCGTGTCCGCACCAGGGTTGGCACTGGACGGCGTTGCACTTTCGTTGCGGTCCTTCTGGATAAAGTCTATTTTTATGTTTGTATCCAACGACCGCATTTTATCCCTCATGTTATGGGGGATGTTGCGTGCATCCTGCAACTCTAAGTTAGCTTGTCTTTTTCCTGAAATAGGGAGGTGTCTGGACTGACCAGGAGCTTTTCGAACTCGCTTTCAAGCTCTTTGACGCTCATTCGATGCAAATCTGCTCCCTGCTCTTTGGCATTGAAAGCTGAGATCGCTGCTTGGACGCGGGAAACCTTTTTGGGATTGGAATCTGGCTTCTGTTCTGGCTGCTGCTCAATTCCTGAACGGGAACGAGAACGCGACCTTGGTCGCGAGAACCTTCGAGGCCGTCCTTGGGGCTTGGTTGGTGATGGAGACTCTGGCGCGTCGGCGGGATACGCGTTGTCAGATGGGGTACGCATGGCGCCGAGTACTTCCTTCATCTTACGGTTTCCCGTTAT from Aspergillus chevalieri M1 DNA, chromosome 1, nearly complete sequence includes the following:
- a CDS encoding uncharacterized protein (COG:S;~EggNog:ENOG410PTYK;~TransMembrane:1 (i171-190o)); translation: MARLQASGQVKPPTPHITKTFRFKVPCTPALQIYRNLKMNSNVLLRRLTSATPTILLSRSVAETPTISPWLRNTLRRNFPEIPSRLFSQTPTIFSSPFRLSSNNPNDTHDFEEDLDPSDPLSRYAQYKPKRQWPPDMTKLSPKHQFRLERKYRRRAALKFARPKWTKGTKLVQWSVIGFTLVYALLFMQWDDKGSPFDELRDVFFAGVKAVFSAPPSPGSVKKDRE
- a CDS encoding uncharacterized protein (COG:S;~EggNog:ENOG410PJ46;~InterPro:IPR016024,IPR010473;~PFAM:PF06371;~go_function: GO:0003779 - actin binding [Evidence IEA];~go_function: GO:0017048 - Rho GTPase binding [Evidence IEA];~go_process: GO:0030036 - actin cytoskeleton organization [Evidence IEA]), which encodes MAPNTQPPNIFEDAPRSPTKPSVIRAILSAKAHKRNLSADETIAPKPLNRSKPLNNSFESSIDGQNQHYQQPLTEITANRDAGDGPPKSPTKSGGIGLHKKTKSAVSLKSLISYMERKDNKTEDLADEESQEWKPKKAKSANSLTAILKRSQRGRKNSTASSKDGPNNKENRSPSDSLPSPVWTQYTARSSFEQPAPRRSQDKRRTLHDEVSLYTPRGYGPQEQRNFYDLHQPSLTKRTETRPRPKSEIITGNRKMKEVLGAMRTPSDNAYPADAPESPSPTKPQGRPRRFSRPRSRSRSRSGIEQQPEQKPDSNPKKVSRVQAAISAFNAKEQGADLHRMSVKELESEFEKLLDARNIPHNMRDKMRSLDTNIKIDFIQKDRNESATPSSANPGADTTDGSRRGRKKEQKDDQSRDGKSRSRSRSRGWSFKGSISPTKKRSGSGSSHRRPKSADFSQPATLANILTPTTSVTSLAMTTNHDTAIDPSDFVHYLREIQKPEMVEVGKVHKLRLLLRNETVTWVDTFIADGGMDEIVQLLYRIMKVEWREEHEDNLLHETLLCMKALCTTSVALKHLTDIEGELFPALLKMLFDEEKKGPSEFTTRQIIINLLFTQLDTASSNDDAATRASRLLSYLRDPTPSEENQPLNFIANIYQSRPYRVWCKEVTNVSKEVFWIFLHHLNVIPIVKSDDTTSAYRERHFPVPRPPVPAAPYVGGVEWDATNYLAAHLDLLNGLIASMPTKEERNNLRDEFRASGFEKVMGGNLRTCKEKFYSSIHDCLRTWISAAMEDEWPYTFVREGPPRPEPSKSPIKTTGGSPKKGVIAEKPPQLELPLPLPVGNNNDNRRFSPKGDINNWL